The Breoghania sp. L-A4 sequence CCCAGCCGCCGTCCAGATACAGCGCCGCCAGCACGGATTCGCAGATATCGCCCAGCAGCGCCTTCTTCTGGCGTCCGCCCGTCTGCGCCTCGTTGTCGCCGATGATCATGGCGGCGTCGAGATCCAGCTCAAGCGCCACCTCCGCGCAGGTCTCGCGTCGCACCAGATGGTTGAGCCGGCGCGCCAGCTCGCCCTCGTCGGCTTGCGGGAACTGCGCGGTGATCATGTCGGCGATGGCCAGCCCCAGCACCCGGTCGCCGAGGAATTCCAGCCGCTGATAGCTGTCGGTGGAGGCGCGCGCGGTCGGCAGGGCGCTGGCGTGCGTCAGCGCCCGCTCGATCAGCGCCCGGTCGTGGAAACGATGCCCGATCTTGGCCTCAAGCGTTTCGATCTGCCCGCGGCTGTTCCGCTTCATGGCGTGCTCAAAGCGTCTTGAACAGCCGGTCCCAGCGCACCGACCACGGCCAGTTCCAGACCTTCCAGGCGGCCTCGCCGTCTTTCAGCGAGAAGAACAGGATTTCCGCGCGGCCGACGAAATTCTCGAACGGCACATAGCCGACGCCGCCGCTGAGAACCCGGCTGTCGGAGGAATTGTCGCGGTTGTCGCCCATCATGAAATAGTGGCCCTGCGGCACCTTGTAGACGCGGGTGTTGTCCCAGGTGCCGTTTGGCGAGGTGTCCAGCGTGGTGTAGCTGACGCCATTGGGCAGCGTTTCGCGGTAGCGCGGCGCGCGGCGGACGTTGCCGTAGCGGTCGGTCTCGATGAAGTCGTCGATGCGCTCGTGCTTGGCGGCCACGCCGTTGATGTGGAGCACGCCGTCGATCATCTGGATCTCGTCGCCCGGCAGGCCGATCACCCGCTTGATGTAATCGGTGGAATTGTCGCGCGGCAGCTTGAACACGGCGATGTCGCCGCGCTCGGGCTCACTGGCCATGATGCGGTCGGAGAACGGCGCCAGGCCATAGGGGAACGAGTAGCGGCTGTAGCCATAGCTGTATTTGGACACGAACAGGTAATCGCCGATCAGCAGGTTGTCCATCATCGACCCTGAGGGGATGTTGAACGGCTGAAACAGAAAGGTCCGCAAAACCAGCGCCAGCACCAGTGCCTGCGCGACAACCTTCACGGTCTCGCCGAGGCCGCCATTGTTGTCCGTCTTCTCGCTTGAAACGCTCATCGGGCCTGTCGCGCCTTCGCTGCATATCTGTGGGCGGTTTGCGGGGGAGGCATCAAGGACCCGCCACCGTGTGAGACCTTGATACTGGGTCGGACCGGAGGACGCAACGCATCGCTTAAATGGATCCTGTGCGCCGCGCGGTCAAGCGCGCGCAGGGTTGAAAAGCCCGAAAGTCGCGTGATCCGGCGCGCGCGGTTGCGTTTTTCACACTGCGGCGCGGTTCAAACGGATTTCGGCGGGGGCGCGAGGGGGTGCGGCCAATCGACCGGCCACGCGGAAATCACCACGAATGCCTGTGCCAGCGGATAGTCGTCGGTGATCGTCAGATCGATACGGGCGGAAAATCCCGGCGGCAGCATGGAGTTGAGCCGCGCCATCGCCTTGCCGTTGAGCGCGATCGTCGGCTGACCGCTCTTGAGGTTGACGACGCCCATTTCCTGCCAGCGGATACCGCGTATGCCGGTGCCCAGCGCCTTTGAGCAGGCTTCCTTGGAGGCGAAGCGCTTGGCGTAGGAGGCGGCGCGTTCCTTGCGGCGTTCGGACCGGGCGATTTCGACCTCGGTGAACACCCTCCGGATGAACCGCTCGCCGAAGCGTTCCAGCGTCTTTTCGATGCGGCGGATGTCGATCAGATCGCTGCCGATTCCGATGATCATGCGGCGGCGCTCTCGCCGCGCGCCGCAACCATCCGCCGGCGCATCTCGGCGATGGCCGCGCCCAGCCCGGTGAACACGGCCTCGCCGATGAGGAAATGGCCGATGTTGAGTTCCATGATTTGCGGCAGGCGGGCGATGTCCGCCACGGTGTCGAAGCTCAGTCCGTGTCCTGCGTGCACCTCCAGGCCGATCGCCGCGCCGTGCGAGGCCGCCTCCTCGATGCGCGCCAGATGCGCGCGGCGCGCGGTCTCGTCAAAGGCCATGGCCGCATCGCAATAGGCACCGGTGTGCAGTTCCACCACCGGCGCGCCGAGCGCAAGCGCTGCGTCCAGTTGCCGCTTGTCGGGCTCGATGAACAGCGAGACGCGGATGCCCGCGTCTTCCAATGCGCCGACAAGCGGCCTGAGCGCATTGTGGCCGCCGACGGCGTCCAGCCCGCCTTCTGTGGTGCGCTCCTCGCGCTTTTCCGGAACAATACAGGCGGCATGCGGACGGTGCTCGAGGGCGATTGCGCGCATCTCGTCGGTCGCCGCCATTTCGAAGTTGAGCGGGATGTCGATCGTCTCCATCAACCGCGCGATGTCGTCGTCGCGGATGTGCCGCCGGTCCTCGCGCAGGTGCGCGGTGATGCCGTCGGCGCCGGCTTCCTGCGCCAGAAGGGCGGCGCGCAGCGGATCGGGCAGGGCGCCTCCGCGCGCGTTGCGCAGCGTCGCGACATGATCGATGTTGATGCCCAGGCGCAGGCTCATTGCATTTCTTCCTCGAGCAGCTTGCCGCTGGGCGACAGGCCGGCGGGCTTTCCCACCACGGTTTCCGGCACTGCGGCGGCAAGGGCCGCGGACGCGTGCTCGGATGCCGCGGGGGGCTTTTCGCCAAGCGCCAGACTGCGCGCGTTGCGCCGTGCCGCCAGACGCGCCCGGCGGGTGGCCTGATAGGTGCGCACCGTGCCGTAGACGATCGCGTAAAGCACCGCGCCGGCGATGATCCCGAGGATCGCCGAACCGAGCAGCATCGGCTTGAGGATCGGCATGATTGTGTCGATCGAGTGCTCGAACAGGCTCTCGGTGATCATGTTGCTTTGATGGGCGGGCAGGGTGCCGCTCAGGATCCAGGTGCCGAGCCGGTAGGTCGACGCCCAGATGAAGGGAAAGGTCAGCGGATTGCCGACCGATGTGCCCAGCGCAGCCGCCAGCATGTTGCCGCCGATGATATAGGCGATGACGAAGGCGATGATGAAATGAAAGCCGATGAAGGGGGTGAACGAGGCCAGGGCGCCGGCGGCGATTCCCGCCGCGATCGCATGCGGACTTGCGGTCAGGCGCAGCACGCGTTTGGCGAAATACTTGCCCGAACGGACCCAGCTGCGGCGCGGCCACAGGGCGACGCGCAAGACTTCGAACCAGTGCGGAGGGTGCCGGCGTTGGAAGAGCATTCGATAGAGGCCTCAAGACGCGGTGTTACTGGAGCGGATTCCGATCAAGCGTGAGCGGAGTATCGCGCCCATTCTTTGAAATTTCGCAAATCCCGAAAAATCGCAAGCTGTTTTCGAGTTCATGCGGCGTGCATGCGTGCGGCGCTCTTGCGGGGGACCCATTCTTGGGGGCCGTTATTCGTGTCCGATCAGCACTCCGGTGATGCTCATCATGCTGTATGTGCGGTCGCAATGCCAGTCAGGCAAGCTCCTATCGCCCGAATTCTCCGGCGATTGACGCAGCCGGCGGATCGACCCGCGGGTGGCGCAGGATGACTCCGGCCCCCTCCATCCGGCAGCCGCCTAGCCGTTCACCCGCGTCACGCTGGAGACAACGCTCGACCGGCGCAGCTGATTGATGATGCGGTTCAAGTGCTTAAGATCCCAGACTTCCAGGTCGATGGTCATCTCGTGGAAGTCGGTCGCCCGGCGCAGCATCTGGACATTGTCGATATTGCCGTCGTTCTCGCCGATAATCTTCGCGATCGTGGCAAGCGACCCCGGTTCGTTGATCGAGGAAATCGAGATTCGCGCCGGGAACCGCTCGGGATTGTCCTCGTCGATATCCCAGCGCACGTCCAGCCAGCGTTCGTCGTCATCGAAGGCGGTCAGCGCCGGCGACTGGATCGGATAGATGGTGATGCCCTCGCCAGGCGTCATGATGCCGACGATCCGGTCGCCGGGCACGGCGCCGCCGGCGGGCGCGAAGCGCACCGGCAGTCCGCCCTTCAGGCCGCGGATCGGCAGCGAGCGACCATCGCCGTTCACCTCGCCGGGAACGCGGAACTTCATGCCCTCGCCACCCTTGACGTCGAACCAGCCTTCCTTGCTCGCCGGCCGCTCGGGCGCCACCCGTTCGTCCTGATAGTCCGGGTACAGCGCCTTGATGACGTCGGCGGCATAGGTCTCGCCGCGTCCGACGGCGGCCAGAAGATCGGCCACGCTGGTCTGGCCGAGCCGCGGCAGGGTGGCGGCGAGCCCGTCCTCGTCGAAGGCATGGCCGGCGCGCACGAAGGCGCGTTCCAGGATATGCCGGCCAAGCCCGCCGTATTGCTCGCGCACGGCCGCCCGGGTCGCGCGTCGGATGGCGGCGCGGGCCTTGCCGGTAACGGCGATGGATTCCCAGGCCGGCGGGGGCGACTGGGCGGTCGAGCGGATGATGTCGACCTCGTCGCCGTTGCGCAGCTCGGTGACCAGCGGCACGATCTGGCCGTTGATCTTGGAGCCCACGCAGGTATTGCCGATGTCGGTGTGCACCGCATAGGCGAAGTCGATGGGGTCGCGCCGCGCGGCAGCGCGATAAGCCGGCCCTTGGGCGTGAAACAGAACACCTGGTCGTGGAACAGCTCGAGCTTGGTGTTTTCCAGAAACTCTTCCGGCGTGTCGCCCTGCGACAGCAGATCGATGGTGTGGCGCAGCCAGTCGTAGGCGCGGCAGTCCTCGGTCAGCCGGGCGATGTTGCGCCCCCCGGTCTCGCCGTCCTTGTACAGCGCGTGCGCGGCGATGCCGAATTCCGCGATGCGGTCCATGGCGGCGGTGCGGATCTGCAGCTCCACGCGCTGCCGGCTGAGACCGACGACGGTGGTATGGATCGAGCGGTAGTCGTTCTGCTTGGGCGTGGAGATGTAGTCCTTGAACCGGCCCGGCACGGTGGGCCAGCTCGTATGCACGATGCCGAGCGCCGCGTAGCAGTCCTCGAGCGTGTCGACGATCACCCGGAACCCGTAGATGTCGGACAGTTGCTCGAAGCCGATGGATTTCTGCTCCATCTTGCGAAAGATCGAGTACGGCCGTTTCTCGCGCCCGTGCACCACGGCGTTGATGCCGCGGCTGGCGAGCCGCTCGGTCAGGTCCCGCGCGATATCGGCGATCTGGCGCTCGTTCTTTTCGCGCAGCCGGGTCAGCCGTTCCGTGATGGTGTCGTAGGCATCGGGATTGATGGTGCGGAAGGCCAGGTCTTCCAGCTCGTTGCGCACCTCCTGCATACCCATGCGCCCGGCCAGCGGCGCATAGATTTCCATCGTCTCCTCGGCGATGCGATGGCGCTTCTCGTCGGGCACGTAGTGCAGCGTGCGCATGTTGTGCAGCCGGTCGGCAAGCTTGACCAGCAGCACCCGCACGTCGTCAGCGATCGCCAGCAGCAGCTTGCGGAAGTTTTCCGCCTGCTTGGTCTTGTGCGACACCAGATCGAGCTTCTTGATCTTCGTGAGCCCGTCGACGAGCTTGCCGATCTCCTCGCCGAACATCGTGTCGATTTCCGAGCGCGTGGCGTCGGTGTCCTCGATCGTGTCGTGCAGGAGGGCGACGGCGACGGTTGCGTCATCAAGCCGCATGTCCGTGAGGATGGCGGCGACTTCCAGCGGATGGGAAAAATAGGGGTCGCCCGAAGCACGCATCTGCGCGCCATGTTTTTGCATGGCGTAGACGTAGGCTTTGTTCAACAGGGCTTCGTCGGCGTTCGGGTTGTATCGGTTGACCCGTTCGACCAGTTCATATTGTCGCATCATTGGCGTGGCGACGCGTTTGCAAAGCGCTGTTCGCGCCTAACGGTCGCGCGAATGGGGTTCGCTTCGGAGTCAAGTGACGTACGAAAACCGCCTGAACGCAGCGGAGCGGCACGATGTCGCGCCGCTCTGATGCAAATGGGGCGCTTCCGCGCTGCGATCAATAGTCGTCCGAGCGATCCGGCGGCACGAGGCCTTCCAGACCCTTGAGCAGGTCTTCTTCCGACATGCGGTCGAATTCCATGCCGCCGTCCTGCTCGTCCGCTTTCATGGAGCCGGGCGAGGGCACCATCGGCACGGCCTCGGGCTCCGGCTCGTCCACCTCGACGTATTTCTGCATCGAGTGGATCAGGTCTTCCTTGAGATCCTCCGGGCTGATGGTCTCATCAGCGATCTCGCGAAGCGCCACAACCGGGTTCTTGTCGTTGTCGCGATCGATCGTGACCTGCGATCCGCTGGAGATCATGCGGGCCCGGTGGCTCGCGAGAAGGACCAGTTCAAAACGATTGTCGACTTTGTCGATGCAATCTTCGACGGTCACGCGCGCCATGGAAATACTCCGATTTTCAGGGGATTCGAAGCGGCATCTGTAGGCGGTCTTTTTGTCAAATGCAAGCCCGCCGCCGCCGCGGGTTGCAGTCCGCCGTGTATTGTAAAAAGATGCCGTGACCCGGGGGTGGGGGCAAGCTGTCACCCCAGCCGTTATAAATTATCGGATGTTGTACAATGAGTGTATGGTTCCCAAAAATCTCGGTATTCCTACAGCTGTTCTTGAATCCGGAGCCTGGATATAATAGGTAGAGGTTAAAGACATTCATCAGTGAATGTGTGAGCTTGAATTCTCAATTTTTTCGGCCCGAGAGCCCTATGAAGAATTCCAAGTCCTCATCTCCCTGAGTCGGGGTTGAGCCAGAATGGCTCAAATAATCTATCTGAAGAAAGAGAAAAACAATGTTCGATCCGCGTGAAAAAGTAGCGCTTTTCATTGATGGTGCAAATCTTTACGCTACTGCAAAGGCGTTGGGTTTTGACCTCGATTACAAGCGACTGCTCAAAGAGTTTCAAGGCAAAGGTTATTTGCTTCGTGCATATTACTACACTGCTTTGATTGAAGATCAGGAATACTCTTCCATTCGCCCGCTTATCGATTGGCTCGATTACAACGGCTACAAGGTCGTGACCAAGCCGGTCAAGGAGTTTTTCGACAGCTCGGGCCGCCGCAAGGTCAAGGGCAACATGGATATCGAGCTCGCTGTCGACGCCATGGAGATGGCGGCGCATGTGGAGCATATCGTGCTGTTTTCCGGCGATGGTGACTTCCGCTCGCTGGTCGAGGCGCTGCAGCGCCGCGGTCGCAAGGTCTCCGTGGTCTCCACCCTGCAGACCACGCCGCCGATGATCGCCGACGACCTGCGCCGCCAGGCCGACCACTTCATCGATCTGAACACGCTGGCCTCCATCGTCGGCCGCGACCCGGCTGAGCGCACGCCGCGCGTGGCCGAGCGCAGCGGCAATGTCCGCGAGGAGGAATTCGAGGACGATCTCTAGTCGCCTCGATCTTCAGACCCGTGTCTCAAGGGATCCGCCAACGGCGGGTCCTTTTTGATTCCGGGGCAGGCGTCTGTTGACGGTCAGTCACGCCGGTTGATTTCATCCGCGGTCATCGCTCACAGTGGACCCGCCGGATCCGGGGCCGATCCCGATACGGCGGCGCCCTGTCTCCTGTCCCTCTCAGCGATCGCCAGCCCCATGCCCGAGACCGCCATGCCACAGACCGATCCCGGCCGCGACTGCCCGCTGTGCCCGCGCCTTGTCGCCTTTCGCGAGGAGCTGCGTGCGGCCGAGCCGGCGTGGTTCAACGCGCCCGTGCGGACCTTCGGGTCGCTGGAGGCAAAGCTGCTGATCATTGGTCTTGCGCCCGGCGTGCGCGGCGCCAACCGCACCGGCCGCCCCTTCACCGGCGATTATGCGGGCGACCTCTTGTACCAGACGTTGGACCGTTTCGGCCTGTCGCGCGGACACTTCCAGGCGCGGCCCGATGACGGGCTCGAGCTGGTCGATGTGGCGATCACCAACGCGGTGCGCTGCGTGCCGCCGCAAAACAAGCCGGTGGGCGCCGAAATCAAGGCTTGCCGTCCGTTTCTTGTCAACACCATCAACGCCATGCAGAACCTGCGCGCCATCCTGGTGCTGGGCCGCATCGCGCACGACACGCTGCTGTCGACTCTGCAGCGGCGGCGCGCGTCCTATCCGTTCACCCATGGCGGCGAGCATGATCTGGACGGCGTCCGGCTGTTCGACAGCTATCATTGCTCCCGCTACAACACCAACACCGGCGTGCTGACGGAAGCGATGTTCGAGGCGGTCTTTGCGCGGATCAAACAGCATCTGGGCTGATTGCCAGAATTGATTGCCAGAGCCGGTTGCCAAGGCTGGTTGCCGGAGCGGAGGAGGGGCGGGGAATGTCATCGTGGACCACTGCGGCGTCGGGTCTCTTCTACGCCGTGGCGCTGGCCCTGGGCATCATGTGCTGGGTGGCCGATATCGCGAAGGACCGGATCTACGATCAGGTCGCCGCGCAGCGGCTTGGCGAACGCTGGCTGGAGGCCGCCCATTGGCTGGCCGCCAATCTTGCCTTCGGCACGCTTGCCGCCCTGGCCTGCGTGGCGGTCGCCTTCGTTGTGGCGGCGCTGCCGCTTGGTGATTTTGCCGTGGACGCGCAGGCCCAGGCCGCGCGCAGCCAAAGGATCTACTGGCTGAAGTTCGCGCCTCTCGTGCTGTGTTTCATCGCCCTTTCCGCCATGCCCTGGGACCTGTATGCGAGTGCGGTGCAGATCGGCGCGGCGGTCTCGTGCCTGTGGTGCGTGCGCGCGCTGGCCGTCGGCGGGCACGCCGTTTGGAGCGGCGCGACCGTCACCGGCCCTGCGTTGTGGTGGGTTGCGGCGTTGGCCGGGTTGCTGGGGATCTGCCTGTTCGTCGCGGTGTTTCTCGGAGTGGTCAGGATTCCCGGGTTCCGGATGTTCTGACCGCTTCGCCACGGGAGCTAGAGCGTTTCCTTGTCAAATGGAACCATTCTGCGGAGATGAATTTTGTCGAGGATCAAGAGGATTGGCGAAGGGCATATCGCGGATATGGCCGAGACGGCCTCGCCGATAATCGGGAAAATTCATCCCGCCCAAAGGGTTGGTCGAAACCGGCCGTCCGCCGCGTCAACGGCCTCCGCCGTAGCATGGGCTACGCCGTTCGCCCGTTTCCTCGCGGATCGAACCGGTGTGGACCAACAGAATTGATTCCATTTAACAAGGAAACGCTCTAGTCGAACCGCGTCCAGCCCTGGCTGCCGAGATATTCCTGCGGCTGGAAGCGGGTCTTGTAGTCCATCTTGCGCGAGCCGCTGACCCAATAGCCGAGATAGACATACGGCAGGCCCATGCGGCGGGCGCGCTCGATATGGTCGAGGATCAGGAAGGTGCCGATCGACATCTTTGTGAAATCGGGATCGAAGAACGAATAGACCATCGACAGCCCGTCGGAGAGCACGTCGGTCAGCGCCGCGGCGACGAGTTTGCCCGACCGGGCCCGGTCCAGGCCGGAGCCTTCCAGCCGCTCGCGATATTCCACCACGATCGTGTTCACGTGGGTGTCCTCGATCATCAGCGCATAGTCGAGAAGCCCCATGTCGGCCATGCCGCCGGCCGCGTGGCGGGCGTCGAGATAGAGCCGGAACAGATCGTACTGCTCACCCGAGGGCGCGGCCGGCAGCTGCTCGCCGACCAGCGAGCGGCCCAGTTTCAGCGCCCGCCGGAAGGATTTCGTCCATTTGAACTGATCCACGAGAATGCGCACCGAGGTGCAGGCGTGGCAGTCCTCGCAGGCCGGACGGTAGGCGATGTTCTGGCTGCGCCGGAAGCCGCCATGGGTCAGCACGTCGTTCAGGGCCGGAGCGTGCTCGCCGACGAGATGCGTGAACACCTTGCGCTCATGCTTGCCTTCCAGATAGGGGCAGGGTGCGGGGGCGGTCAGGTAGAATTGAGGGTTGTCGGTTACGGCGCGTGTCATCGCATCTGTCTCGCACGCAAGGTATCATCTCAGAAGGAATAGTACCACGGCGCGAGCAATGTGAAAGAGAGCCAGATAATCAGCACCAGCGGCGTGCCGGCGCGCAGGAAATCGCTGAAGCGGTAATGCCCCGGTCCCATGACGATCAGGTTGGTCTGATAGCCGATCGGGGTCGCGAAGGAACTGTTGGCGGCAAAGATCAGGCAGACGATGAAGGCCTCCGGATCGACGCCGGTGCGCGCGGCGATGCCGGCGGCGATCGGCGTGAACAGCACGGCGGTGGCGTTGTTCGACAGCACGTTGGTCAGCACCGCGATCAGCAGGAACAGCGCCGACAGGATGACCCGGGGCGACTGTCCCTCCATGGCGTTGACAAGCGCCTCCGCCACGGCCTCCGCTCCGCCGGTGGCCTCGAGCGCCGTGGCGGCGGCCAGCGAGGCGCCGATCAGCATGAAGATGCGGCTGTCGATGGCGCGCAGCGCCTGGCGCACGTTCAGGCAGCCCATCATCAGCATCGCGAAGGCGCCCGCCAGCGCCGCTGTGGCGATTGGCAGCACACCGGTTGCCGCGCAGGCCACCACCAGCATGAAGATCGTCAGCGCCCGCGGCGCATACTGGCGTTGCGGCACCTCGGCCGCCGACCAGTCGAGCAGCAGCACGTCGTGGTTGCCGCGCAGCGATTCAATGTCGCCGCGCGTTCCCGCGAGCAGCAGCACGTCGCCGGCCTCGAGTCGGATGTCGGTCATGGCCATGCGCGGCATCCGCGAGCGCCGTTGCAGCCCCAGCACCACGCAACCGGTTTCCGCCCGCAGGCTCGCCTGCGCCGTGGTGCGGCCGATCAGCCGCGAGCCGGGCGCCACCACGGCCTCCGCCAGGGTCGCCGCGCCCTCGCTTGCCGGCTGCTTGTCCTCGCTGGGCTGCTGCTCCACGCCCTCCGAGCCGATGATCGCGTGCCGTCCCGACAGCGCCCGTGTCAGCGCCGAGCGGGTGGCGGCGACGATCACCGTGTCGCCGGGCTCCAGCACGAGGTTGTCGAAGGGCGGCAGGAAGGGTTTCTCGCCACGTTGCACCAGACGGACGGTCATGTCCTTCAGGCTGGGGAACATGCCGGCGACCGACGTCGTTCCCACCAGCGGATGGTCGTAGCTGATGGCGATCTGCGCGATGAACTGCTTGCCGCCCGCGCCTGTCTGCAACTCGTCCGCCATCGTGCGCCGCGGCTTCAACAGACGCGGCATGACGAAGACGATGTAGACAACGCCGATCAGCGCCAGCACCGTCCCCAGCGGCGTGAAGGTGAAGAATTTCAGCGTGACGTCGGTGCTGCGCCGGGCGACATCGGCCACCAGCAGGTTGGTGGACGAGCCGATCAGCGTCGTCATGCCGCCCAGGATCGTGATGAACGACAGCGGCATCAGCACCTTGGTCGCCGATGTTCCCTGAGCGCTCGCAAGCGCCACCAGAACGGGCAGGAACATCACCACCACAGGCGTGTTGTTGAGAAACGCGCTGATGGCTCCGACGACCAGCAACAGCGGTGTTGTCGCGCCGATGCGGCTGCCGCGGAACATCCGCATCAGCAGCTGCGCGGGCTTGTCCAGCGCATCCGTCTGGAACAGCGCCTGGCCGATGGTCAAGAGCGCCATCACGGTGATCAGCGCGGGATTGGCGAAACCGGCAAGGAACTGGGTGGGACCGAGCGGGCCTGTGGGGGTCTGGAGCGGCAGGATCGTGAAAATCAGAATGAGCGCGACCACGGAGCCGAGAGCCACCGCCTCGATCCGGAACCGCTCCATCGCGTAGAGCACGATGGTGCCGGCGATCACGATGAACGTGAGCGCCATTTGGAGACCAACTACCGTCATGCACTGCCCGCGTTATCGCGTTTCATCAACACTGTTGGCACCAACCAATCACCCGAGCGGTAACCGGTTCTTGCCCGTCACGCAAGCGGCCCATTCGCCGGTGTGTTGATGACGAGCGTACCGAGGATGATATCGTGCAGAAGACGTTTGCGGTCGGAAAACAGCGACACGAGCAGCACAAAAGGTGTGATCACGCTGACGGAAATCCAGAACAGCACCAGATGCACCGCCGCCAGCAGCGGATACATCCGTCCGCCGTGCCACAGCCGCATCTCAAGCCCCATGGCGCGCATGCCCGGGGTGGCCGATGCCGGGCCGCCCAGCGTGAAGGCGGTGTACAGCAGCGCCACGCCCTGCCACAGGAACGCATAGGCGAGCCAGCCGAGACCCAGGGTGAAGATGCCGACAAAGAAGATGACGACGGCCGCGACGCAGGTGAGCAGGATGATGGCGATGGTGTCGATGAAAAACGCGAAGATCCGCTTGGTGCGCAGCCCGTCGAACAGCTCGGGCTGGCTG is a genomic window containing:
- the rnc gene encoding ribonuclease III; amino-acid sequence: MKRNSRGQIETLEAKIGHRFHDRALIERALTHASALPTARASTDSYQRLEFLGDRVLGLAIADMITAQFPQADEGELARRLNHLVRRETCAEVALELDLDAAMIIGDNEAQTGGRQKKALLGDICESVLAALYLDGGWDKARAFVERHWRGRMISWGGSLRDAKTTLQEWAQGKGLDAPIYRVTGRSGPDHAPRFTVTASVNGMDDGMGSGSSKRIAEQAAAETILRREGVWTETET
- the lepB gene encoding signal peptidase I; the protein is MSVSSEKTDNNGGLGETVKVVAQALVLALVLRTFLFQPFNIPSGSMMDNLLIGDYLFVSKYSYGYSRYSFPYGLAPFSDRIMASEPERGDIAVFKLPRDNSTDYIKRVIGLPGDEIQMIDGVLHINGVAAKHERIDDFIETDRYGNVRRAPRYRETLPNGVSYTTLDTSPNGTWDNTRVYKVPQGHYFMMGDNRDNSSDSRVLSGGVGYVPFENFVGRAEILFFSLKDGEAAWKVWNWPWSVRWDRLFKTL
- the acpS gene encoding holo-ACP synthase → MIIGIGSDLIDIRRIEKTLERFGERFIRRVFTEVEIARSERRKERAASYAKRFASKEACSKALGTGIRGIRWQEMGVVNLKSGQPTIALNGKAMARLNSMLPPGFSARIDLTITDDYPLAQAFVVISAWPVDWPHPLAPPPKSV
- a CDS encoding pyridoxine 5'-phosphate synthase translates to MSLRLGINIDHVATLRNARGGALPDPLRAALLAQEAGADGITAHLREDRRHIRDDDIARLMETIDIPLNFEMAATDEMRAIALEHRPHAACIVPEKREERTTEGGLDAVGGHNALRPLVGALEDAGIRVSLFIEPDKRQLDAALALGAPVVELHTGAYCDAAMAFDETARRAHLARIEEAASHGAAIGLEVHAGHGLSFDTVADIARLPQIMELNIGHFLIGEAVFTGLGAAIAEMRRRMVAARGESAAA
- a CDS encoding DUF2062 domain-containing protein, with the translated sequence MLFQRRHPPHWFEVLRVALWPRRSWVRSGKYFAKRVLRLTASPHAIAAGIAAGALASFTPFIGFHFIIAFVIAYIIGGNMLAAALGTSVGNPLTFPFIWASTYRLGTWILSGTLPAHQSNMITESLFEHSIDTIMPILKPMLLGSAILGIIAGAVLYAIVYGTVRTYQATRRARLAARRNARSLALGEKPPAASEHASAALAAAVPETVVGKPAGLSPSGKLLEEEMQ
- the rpoZ gene encoding DNA-directed RNA polymerase subunit omega, yielding MARVTVEDCIDKVDNRFELVLLASHRARMISSGSQVTIDRDNDKNPVVALREIADETISPEDLKEDLIHSMQKYVEVDEPEPEAVPMVPSPGSMKADEQDGGMEFDRMSEEDLLKGLEGLVPPDRSDDY
- a CDS encoding NYN domain-containing protein; the encoded protein is MFDPREKVALFIDGANLYATAKALGFDLDYKRLLKEFQGKGYLLRAYYYTALIEDQEYSSIRPLIDWLDYNGYKVVTKPVKEFFDSSGRRKVKGNMDIELAVDAMEMAAHVEHIVLFSGDGDFRSLVEALQRRGRKVSVVSTLQTTPPMIADDLRRQADHFIDLNTLASIVGRDPAERTPRVAERSGNVREEEFEDDL
- a CDS encoding uracil-DNA glycosylase, whose translation is MPQTDPGRDCPLCPRLVAFREELRAAEPAWFNAPVRTFGSLEAKLLIIGLAPGVRGANRTGRPFTGDYAGDLLYQTLDRFGLSRGHFQARPDDGLELVDVAITNAVRCVPPQNKPVGAEIKACRPFLVNTINAMQNLRAILVLGRIAHDTLLSTLQRRRASYPFTHGGEHDLDGVRLFDSYHCSRYNTNTGVLTEAMFEAVFARIKQHLG
- a CDS encoding arginyltransferase translates to MTRAVTDNPQFYLTAPAPCPYLEGKHERKVFTHLVGEHAPALNDVLTHGGFRRSQNIAYRPACEDCHACTSVRILVDQFKWTKSFRRALKLGRSLVGEQLPAAPSGEQYDLFRLYLDARHAAGGMADMGLLDYALMIEDTHVNTIVVEYRERLEGSGLDRARSGKLVAAALTDVLSDGLSMVYSFFDPDFTKMSIGTFLILDHIERARRMGLPYVYLGYWVSGSRKMDYKTRFQPQEYLGSQGWTRFD
- a CDS encoding SLC13 family permease, with product MTVVGLQMALTFIVIAGTIVLYAMERFRIEAVALGSVVALILIFTILPLQTPTGPLGPTQFLAGFANPALITVMALLTIGQALFQTDALDKPAQLLMRMFRGSRIGATTPLLLVVGAISAFLNNTPVVVMFLPVLVALASAQGTSATKVLMPLSFITILGGMTTLIGSSTNLLVADVARRSTDVTLKFFTFTPLGTVLALIGVVYIVFVMPRLLKPRRTMADELQTGAGGKQFIAQIAISYDHPLVGTTSVAGMFPSLKDMTVRLVQRGEKPFLPPFDNLVLEPGDTVIVAATRSALTRALSGRHAIIGSEGVEQQPSEDKQPASEGAATLAEAVVAPGSRLIGRTTAQASLRAETGCVVLGLQRRSRMPRMAMTDIRLEAGDVLLLAGTRGDIESLRGNHDVLLLDWSAAEVPQRQYAPRALTIFMLVVACAATGVLPIATAALAGAFAMLMMGCLNVRQALRAIDSRIFMLIGASLAAATALEATGGAEAVAEALVNAMEGQSPRVILSALFLLIAVLTNVLSNNATAVLFTPIAAGIAARTGVDPEAFIVCLIFAANSSFATPIGYQTNLIVMGPGHYRFSDFLRAGTPLVLIIWLSFTLLAPWYYSF
- a CDS encoding RDD family protein gives rise to the protein MAQAHDNDAPRAQAFDPLSQPELFDGLRTKRIFAFFIDTIAIILLTCVAAVVIFFVGIFTLGLGWLAYAFLWQGVALLYTAFTLGGPASATPGMRAMGLEMRLWHGGRMYPLLAAVHLVLFWISVSVITPFVLLVSLFSDRKRLLHDIILGTLVINTPANGPLA